From Aliarcobacter butzleri, the proteins below share one genomic window:
- the tsf gene encoding translation elongation factor Ts, whose translation MAGVTPQLIKELREMTGAGMMDCKNALNETNGDLDKAVQALREAGLGKAAKKAGNVAAEGLISVLVNSDNTKAVLLELNSQTDFVAKNENFVNLTKEITTHALNNGIADAQTLASSKINGEEFQTYLNEKIATIGENLVARKLSLVSGQVVNGYVHATGRVGVVLAATCNDAVKDKAAALLRNIAMHASAMKPTVISYKDLDPAFVESENKAIRAEIEAENDELRRLGKPQKRIPEFVSKSQLTDEAIAAAKARFEDELKAQGKPEKIWANIIPGQIERFIADNTQLDGRFALLSQPYVMDDKKTVEQAIAEVDSSIVITEYIRFELGEGIEKKEEDFAAEVAKQMGK comes from the coding sequence ATGGCAGGAGTTACTCCACAACTAATTAAAGAATTAAGAGAGATGACTGGTGCAGGAATGATGGACTGCAAAAATGCACTAAATGAAACAAATGGTGATTTAGATAAAGCAGTTCAAGCTTTAAGAGAAGCAGGACTTGGAAAAGCTGCTAAAAAAGCTGGAAATGTTGCTGCTGAAGGATTAATTTCTGTTTTAGTAAATAGTGATAATACAAAAGCTGTTTTATTAGAGTTAAACTCTCAAACAGATTTCGTTGCTAAAAATGAAAATTTTGTTAATTTAACAAAAGAGATTACAACTCATGCTTTAAATAATGGAATTGCTGATGCACAAACTTTAGCAAGTTCAAAAATCAATGGAGAAGAGTTCCAAACTTATTTAAATGAAAAAATTGCAACAATTGGTGAAAACTTAGTTGCTAGAAAACTTTCTTTAGTTTCAGGACAAGTTGTAAATGGTTATGTTCATGCAACAGGAAGAGTAGGAGTTGTTTTAGCTGCTACTTGTAATGATGCGGTTAAAGATAAAGCTGCTGCATTATTAAGAAATATTGCAATGCATGCAAGTGCTATGAAACCAACTGTTATTTCATACAAAGATTTAGATCCAGCATTTGTTGAATCTGAAAACAAAGCTATTAGAGCAGAAATTGAAGCTGAAAATGATGAATTAAGAAGATTAGGAAAACCTCAAAAAAGAATTCCTGAATTTGTTTCTAAATCTCAATTAACAGATGAAGCAATTGCTGCTGCAAAAGCTAGATTTGAAGATGAATTAAAAGCTCAAGGTAAACCTGAAAAAATTTGGGCAAATATTATTCCTGGACAAATCGAAAGATTTATTGCAGATAACACACAATTAGATGGAAGATTTGCATTATTATCTCAACCTTACGTAATGGATGATAAAAAAACTGTTGAGCAAGCTATTGCTGAAGTTGATTCATCAATTGTAATTACTGAGTACATTAGATTTGAACTTGGTGAAGGTATTGAGAAAAAAGAAGAAGACTTTGCAGCAGAAGTTGCAAAACAAATGGGTAAATAA
- the rpsB gene encoding 30S ribosomal protein S2: MVTMKDLLECGVHFGHQTRRWNPKMKKFIFGVRKNIYIIDLQKTLRYFRYTYNVVRDRAAEGQTMIFVGTKKQASETIKKAAISCGMPYVNHRWLGGMLTNFGTIKKSIRKLEIIKKMREEGQLDLLTKKEALMLTRKEEKLELYLGGIKEMNKLPDMMFVLDAVKEKIAIQEARRLGITVVAPLDTNCDPDVVDLPIPGNDDAIRSIHLFCNEMAAAMNEGKAALADETGVEVEPISAEEKEELIAEAVAEGEEFNFAEEGENA; this comes from the coding sequence ATGGTTACTATGAAAGACCTATTAGAGTGTGGTGTACACTTCGGACACCAAACAAGAAGATGGAATCCAAAAATGAAAAAATTCATTTTCGGTGTTAGAAAAAATATCTATATTATAGATTTACAAAAAACGTTAAGATATTTCAGATATACATACAACGTTGTTAGAGACAGAGCTGCTGAAGGTCAAACAATGATTTTCGTAGGAACAAAAAAACAAGCTAGCGAAACTATTAAAAAAGCTGCTATTTCTTGTGGAATGCCATATGTTAACCACAGATGGTTAGGTGGAATGTTAACTAACTTCGGAACAATCAAAAAATCAATTAGAAAATTAGAAATTATTAAAAAAATGAGAGAAGAAGGTCAATTAGATCTTTTAACTAAAAAAGAAGCTTTAATGCTTACTAGAAAAGAAGAAAAATTAGAATTATACCTTGGTGGTATCAAAGAAATGAACAAATTACCAGATATGATGTTTGTACTTGATGCTGTTAAAGAAAAAATTGCTATTCAAGAAGCTAGAAGATTAGGAATTACAGTTGTTGCTCCTTTAGATACAAATTGTGACCCTGATGTTGTAGATTTACCAATTCCAGGAAATGATGATGCTATTAGATCAATTCACTTATTCTGCAACGAAATGGCTGCAGCTATGAATGAAGGTAAAGCTGCATTAGCTGATGAAACTGGTGTAGAAGTTGAGCCAATTTCTGCTGAAGAAAAAGAAGAATTAATTGCTGAAGCAGTAGCAGAAGGTGAAGAATTTAATTTTGCTGAAGAAGGAGAAAACGCATAA